Part of the Variovorax paradoxus B4 genome, CCCGAACTCATGGACTGGTTCTTTCCCACGCGCGTCTGGCAGCAGATGCAAAAGACGGGCGAGGCCAACGGCGAGACCGGCATCGACAACGAGATGGCCGAACAAGGCTTCGCCGAGATGGGCGCCTGGATCCTCGGTCGCAACATGTTCGGGCCGGTGCGCGGTCCCTGGCCTGACGAGAGCTGGAAAGGCTGGTGGGGCGACGAGCCCCCGTACCACGTGCCGGTCTTCGTGCTGACCCACCATGCCCGCGCACCACTGACGATGCGCGGCGGCACCACCTTCCATTTCGTCACTGGCGGCATCCACGAAGCGCTCGCGCTGGCGCAGGCCGCCGCAGGTGCGCGCGACGTGCGTGTGGGCGGTGGCGCGGCTACCGTGCGCGAGTATCTGAAGGCCGGGCTGATCGACGAACTGCACCTGGCCGTGCGGCCGGTGCTGCTGGGCAAGGGCGAGGCGCTGTTTGCAGGCCTGGACCTGCCGGCGCTGGGCTACCGCTGCGAACGGCAGGTGGCAGGCGAGCGCGCCACGCATGTGTTCCTGCGACGCAGCGCGTCTTGAGGGATCAGGCCTTCCTCAGTGCTCGTCAGGTGGGATGCTTGGGCAAGCCGTAACCCAGCTGACGCTCATGCCTCAGCGAAAGCAGCACCACGTCTCCCCCGGAATGGGCATAGAGCAGGATGTGACGAGCCAGCACCAGTTCCCGCAAATCGGGCAAGCCAAGTGCTTGGGCCATTTGCCTTGCCTGCTCAGCTTGAAACCGCCCCCAGCCCGACTTGGCATCGAGGAATCGAGCAGGTCGCCCGCTTGTGGGCGCGAACGAAAGAAGCGCGCGCGCTCTGACCACTTCAGCCTGCAATTTCTTGAAGCGCACCGGCGCAGAAGCGACGTCCTGCGCCTCCATGAGGCTACGTGCAGCGTGCAGGCACACCAGAAAGTTCAGAACCGCCCGAACCCTTGCATTGACGGGAATGCTCACGGCGCCGATGCGACGCCCAGTGCCCGGTCCAGCTCCTCGTCAGACACGAACTGGCCTGCCAAGGCCTGCCGCAGGCCGATGCTGGCGTCTTCAGCCAGCACAAGGCTGGCGTGCTCCGACTCGAGGGCATGGTAGTAATCCAGCCGGCGTGCATCGACCAAGGCAACGTAGCTCGCGCCGTTCTTGGTCAGCACCTTCTCTGAGCCGCTGCCGACCACGTCTTCGGCCAGTTCGGTGAGCCGGGCGCGCGCTTCGCTGATGGGAACAATGTCCGATGCTCTCAATGGCATATTGCAGTATCCGTTAAGGTTTGCTTTAACGTCAGTCTAGCGTCCAATCCTGCACCCTGCACCCTGCACCCTGCAATTGCCCATTCACGCAAGCCCCATCGCCTCCACCTCGACCTTGAACCCGAAGTGCAGCGGCCCGGTCGGCACGACCGCCCTTGCCGGGCGGGACGGTCCGGCCCACCGCGCATAGATCCTGTCGAACGCCGGCCAGTTGGCGACGTCGTCGAGATAGACCCGCACCTGCAGCAGCCTGTCGATACTCGAACCTGCCGCCAGCAAGGCGGCCTGCACGTTCGCCAGCGTCTGGGCCACCTGCTGTTCGAACGCCGCATCGATCAGGCGCTCGCCACCCGGCGTGATCGGCAGCTGCCCTGCGATGAACACCAGGCCGCCGCCCAGGGCGGCATGGCTGTAGTGGCCGCCTGGCCTGGCCAGCGCGGGCACGGCGACATGGACCGGGCCCGGCATGCGCTTCGGTTGGGCGGCGTTCTCACCAGCCATGGAACCGCTCCCAGGTTTGCACGGTGCCGTCCGCGGCCAGCGCCTCGTAGGCGGGAAACTGCGCGCCCGTGGCGCAGGCATGGTTGGGGAGTATCCGCAGCCGGGTTCCGACCGGGAAACGCGCCACGATGTCCGCGTCCGCAGTGCCCTCCCGCGACAGGATGCCATGCTCCTGGTTGGCTGCCGACAGCAGGTAGCCATCTATCGGCACCCCATCCACGGTGCACACCTGGCCATAGCCGCAGTCGCGCTGCTGCCTGGCCGTGCCCCGGTCGCGGCTCATGGCCATCCAGCCGGCATCGACGATGGCCCAGCCCTTGTCGGCCTGGTGCCCGATGACGGTGGTGAGCACGCTCAGCGCGATGTCTTCGGTGCTGCAGACGCCCACGTTGCGCATCACCAGGTCGAAGAAGACATAGACCCCGGCCCGCAGTTCGGTCACGCCCTCCAGCGATGCGGCTTCCAGCGCAGTGGGGGTGGAGCCTACCGACACGATGGGGCACGGCAGGCCCGCTGCGCGCAGGCGTTCGGCAGCCAGCACGCAGCCGGCGCGTTCCTGCTCGGCCAGGGCGGCAAGGGCCTGGGGCGTGTGCAGCTCGTAGCTGGAGCCCGCATGCGTCAGCACGCCCGCCAGGCGCATGCCGCCCTCGTGCAGCACGCGGCCGACCGCGAGCAGGATGTCCTCGGCCGGCTTGATGCCGGAACGGTGCCCATCGGTGTCGATCTCGATGAGCACCTCGAAAGCGTGGCCGTGCTCGCGGCCGTATTCGGCGATGGCCCGTGCGCCCTCCAGGCTGTCGGTCAGGATCTGCAGCGCACAGCCGCGCCGGCACAGGTCCAGTGCATGCGCAAGCCGGTGCGCCGCCATGCCGACGGCGTAGAGGATATCGGTCACGCCGTGGCCAAAGAACTGATCGGCCTCTTTCAGCGTCGACACGGTGATGCCCGCCGCGCCGGCATCGAGCTGGGCGACGACCACATCGGCACATTTGGTGGTCTTCACATGCGGGCGAAAGCGCACGCCCAGGGCGTCGGCGCGCTGCTGCATGCGGGCGATGTTCTGTTGCATGCGCTGCAGCGACACGATGGCTGCGGGAGTGTCGATGTTGGCGAGATTCTTGAGGTTGTCTTGCATATTGCGTACTCGGGTCAATCCAGGTATTCGCCCTTGGCCTTGAGGGCCGGCACGTCGTCGCGGATGCCGCGCGCGATGAGCGCGGTGACGGCCGCGGGCGTTGCGTCGGCGGGCGCAGGCAGGTCGACACCCAGCCCCTCCATCTGCTTGCGCAGGGCCGGATCGGCGACCGCCTGCTGCAGCGCGCTCGTCAATTTCGCGAGCACGGGCTGCGGCGTGCCGCGCGGGGCGAAGAAGGCGTTCCAGGAACGCACATCCAGGGGATGACCGCCTTCCGTCGCGGTGCCGACGCGAGGCAGCTGCGCAAGGCGCGCGCCCGACAGTACCGCGATGGCCTTGATGCGCCCGCCAGCGATCTGCGGCAGTGCGGTGGTGGTCTGATCGCACATGAAATCGGTCTGGCCGCCCATCAGGTCGTTGACCGCAGGCGCGACGCCCTTGTAGGGCACGTGCGTGGCGTTCCGGGCGATGGAAGACAGCAACAGCACACAGCCGTAGTGCGAGATGGACCCGACCCCGGCGCTGCCGTAGGACGCCTTGTCCTTGTGCTTCGCCAGCCAGGCGCCGAACTCGCGCAGGTTGCCGGCCGGCAGGTCGGCGCGGGCCAGCAGCAGCATCGGTGCCGCGCCTGCGGGACCGATGGGGGCGAAATCGGCGACGGGGTCATAGGCCAGCTTTTTATACAGCGCGACGTTGACGACGTGCGTGCCGATGCCCCCGAAGGAGATGGTGTAGCCGTCGGCGGCGGCCTTGGTGGCCTTGGTCAGGCCGATGACGCCATTGGCGCCGCCGAGGTTCTCGATGACGATGGGCTGGCCCAGGGGCGCCGCCATCTTCTGTGCGACGGCACGGGCCAGTGCGTCGCTGGGGCCGCCGGCCGGGAAAGGAACGATCAGCGTGACCGGGCGGGCCGGAAACGCCCGGGCGATGGCGCCGGGCGCGACAAACAAATTGGCACAGAGGGCGGCAAGGCTCCCGGCCAGGCGAAGGAAGCGGATCATGGGCAGGTCCTGGAGTGGTAGGGTTGAATCAGGAAGCGGCCGGCCGGAAGCCGCGCAGCCATGGCAGCACGCCATCGAGCGTGGGCGACTCGACCTCCGCCAAGGGCGCGCTCTCGGGTCGGGCCAGCCCGACGCGGTTGTGCCAGTAGGTGCGCAGGCCGACGCTGGCGGTGCCGAACATGTCGTAGCCTGAACCGGCAACGAATGCCGC contains:
- a CDS encoding DSD1 family PLP-dependent enzyme — translated: MQDNLKNLANIDTPAAIVSLQRMQQNIARMQQRADALGVRFRPHVKTTKCADVVVAQLDAGAAGITVSTLKEADQFFGHGVTDILYAVGMAAHRLAHALDLCRRGCALQILTDSLEGARAIAEYGREHGHAFEVLIEIDTDGHRSGIKPAEDILLAVGRVLHEGGMRLAGVLTHAGSSYELHTPQALAALAEQERAGCVLAAERLRAAGLPCPIVSVGSTPTALEAASLEGVTELRAGVYVFFDLVMRNVGVCSTEDIALSVLTTVIGHQADKGWAIVDAGWMAMSRDRGTARQQRDCGYGQVCTVDGVPIDGYLLSAANQEHGILSREGTADADIVARFPVGTRLRILPNHACATGAQFPAYEALAADGTVQTWERFHGW
- a CDS encoding RidA family protein, producing MAGENAAQPKRMPGPVHVAVPALARPGGHYSHAALGGGLVFIAGQLPITPGGERLIDAAFEQQVAQTLANVQAALLAAGSSIDRLLQVRVYLDDVANWPAFDRIYARWAGPSRPARAVVPTGPLHFGFKVEVEAMGLA
- a CDS encoding type II toxin-antitoxin system Phd/YefM family antitoxin, yielding MPLRASDIVPISEARARLTELAEDVVGSGSEKVLTKNGASYVALVDARRLDYYHALESEHASLVLAEDASIGLRQALAGQFVSDEELDRALGVASAP
- a CDS encoding dihydrofolate reductase family protein, encoding MARLLVRSFGVSLDGFAAGPDQSLEHPLGVRGPELMDWFFPTRVWQQMQKTGEANGETGIDNEMAEQGFAEMGAWILGRNMFGPVRGPWPDESWKGWWGDEPPYHVPVFVLTHHARAPLTMRGGTTFHFVTGGIHEALALAQAAAGARDVRVGGGAATVREYLKAGLIDELHLAVRPVLLGKGEALFAGLDLPALGYRCERQVAGERATHVFLRRSAS
- a CDS encoding tripartite tricarboxylate transporter substrate-binding protein, with amino-acid sequence MIRFLRLAGSLAALCANLFVAPGAIARAFPARPVTLIVPFPAGGPSDALARAVAQKMAAPLGQPIVIENLGGANGVIGLTKATKAAADGYTISFGGIGTHVVNVALYKKLAYDPVADFAPIGPAGAAPMLLLARADLPAGNLREFGAWLAKHKDKASYGSAGVGSISHYGCVLLLSSIARNATHVPYKGVAPAVNDLMGGQTDFMCDQTTTALPQIAGGRIKAIAVLSGARLAQLPRVGTATEGGHPLDVRSWNAFFAPRGTPQPVLAKLTSALQQAVADPALRKQMEGLGVDLPAPADATPAAVTALIARGIRDDVPALKAKGEYLD